The following DNA comes from Anastrepha obliqua isolate idAnaObli1 chromosome 1, idAnaObli1_1.0, whole genome shotgun sequence.
gttgttgttgttggttgagTACCTTCACTATTGGTTGTCAATGTTGACatattctcaattttaagtgtAAGAATTGTAAGTTGaacgaataaattaaaataactttcaCTCACTGTCGGTTAATCAATTAAGAATTACACGACGTTTATGATGAATGGCGCGAATTACGTCGCATCAAGTTCGCTAGTTTAAAATTAACTTATGACACTGGTATTGAGATATTTTGGAAAcatatttttacgaaaaaaaaatggcgatggAGCTGCAGCGTTGCCTCTTTTGAAGCAAATGGTTTCAGCTGTCCTTCGCACTCAATCGCTACAACAAGTCAAAGAAAGAATCagtttgaataaaacaaaaaaaaaattggaaattccaGCACTCTCTGGTGTTTTAAGAACATaagatttctttaaaaaatacctCGATTGTACTTAATCTGATTGTATAGAATAAACTTAATCTGATTGTACAGACAAGGAATTTACGAAACGTAATGGaactgaattttatttaaaccaaatatgaattAATTTTCCAGTTTATAAagactgttttttatttagttaagtaTAATTtatgttgtttattttatttgaatttgaatttttgatgaaaaaaaaggTCGTAAATTGATAACGAGCAGATGCGATAGTTTTAttgttgcaaaatattttcgagCTCATTTTGAAATACTCGAAAAACTTTTGCGGGCTGTCCGACAATGCTTGAAGTAATGTTTGAAATTATCCCTTATCTCCTTTTATGGAAAATAAGTTGTTAACATACCCTATTTTTCTTGTTATCAACAGtaacacaaacacaaaaaattacacaCTTTATTGGCACGTTAACGGCAAAAAAATACTGCTCTTAGAGGTATTTTCATAATTCGTGGTTTCAAAATTTAACACGCATCACTtcgtttttattagtttgtttaatttaaaagttcaattatttaaaccacaatattaccaagtcaTTCACTGAATGTTTACAAAGAAGTAGCTtgtcttatttttgtttgtttatttgaattGATGATGCGCCCAGGAATTCATTTGAGTACTTGGCAGCACTGCCAATCAAGACTATGTCCTTAACagcataattttgtttatataaattgaTAGATAAAAGTTAGGATTTCTTTTATTAGAAATAAGTTATTCAGATAATCGTGGAAGAAAATAACATTTcatctaaataaaaatacgcAAAGAAAGCataatttccattttaattaTTCGATAAGCTTTTTAGCTTTAAAATATCTGCGTAAATATAAAACCTGCCATGTAGCTAGACCCAGTAAGCAGCACATACTAAAGATACTGAAAAATAGTACCCGGCTATTTGTTTTCTCTGTAAAATATGACTTAAAGTTAGGTAAAAAGAAGCAATAACACAAatattttgcttaccgtttgtGTCTCTCATTTCCTCCTCCCTTTTGCGCATTAAAGCAAAATCTCGTACAATCGAGTCTGATAAATCTTCTAGACGCTTAAGCTCTACTTCCATCGGTTTAAGCTTTGCTGCTTCTTGAatctaaaatatgtttaattttataaggTATTAGCGTTTGCTTACTTCACGAACGTGAGTAATTTTCTGCGATATAAGTACCTAAACAAAAGTTGGAGCAATAAAATACAGATAAACCTGGTAACCGATAATGCTGAGACATGGAGCTTACGATTTACAGGCAGAATTATGTACAGCCGATGGCGCGCAGTGTAATACGATGGAAAGTACAAGGGTAACCCTACGGCATAAACCTTACGAGAAAAACATACAACTCTTTTGTAGAAAAGAAGCGAGAGCAAGATAATAAACAAAGGGTTTCGTCTACTCAGGAATTACCATATTGTTATTATATTAccactgcgacctgaaagatTTATTGGCCCCCTTTAAGGATTCAGAGTATTTATTCGAGCCCTATTCCgttaatatttagtattttagtATTagtcctattttattgagttttatttcctcgtCTACTAAATAGGTTTACTCACGTATTTGTATCGCTTAAACACCTGTGCTGGGCATCCCAGCACATGTTTTGCTGTTTCATCTTCCTTCCTATAAAACCTGCAAGTGCCACTGGGGTATATTTAGAGGTTAGTAAGATGATGATTCAAACTACAATATGCTGTTGGAGCTTCGGTGATGTTTCTAAAATGAACGTCAATACTTTGTGATCTCTGACCGTCTTTGGAATAACTTACCCCAAAAATTAAACGTATAAAAGAGAGCTTGTGCTTCAAACATAAATTGTTTCGTTTCCTTGGCGAATATTTCTGAATGTACTCAAATGATTTCTCATTATTTGAATCTATTCAAATTAATCCCTGCTCCTACTACTATTATAATTATCTCTCTTTCCTTTTTAATACTTTCTCCAACCTCAACGTCTTTACCACTAgctattatataattttaattttgttgttgttgtttgctgttAATTCTTTTATCTACGACTTAATATAAACTATTCTCAAAGTCAATCATTGTAAACATAACCCATTGTTGTATGCTTgcctataataaataaataaaacaaataattccaATCTTTAAAATGGTTTAAGTTGTAGTGTTAATGTActcattaattttaaatgagaGTAAAGAAGTTAACCTTCTATGGCCAAAAAATGCCATTGCTCATTTCCTGACTAATTTATCTGCCAGTTCGTTTCACATGCCCTATAATTCCTATGTGTCCTAGAATCCATAGGATCCGTACCTGATTGTTCTGACCTGAGATATTAACTTATCAAGACATTCCAGCACTTCCGGTCCGCAGACACCTAGAGTTATCACTCTATTATGGATTTAGCATAAGTTCTACCTCAATATGATACTGAAGACAAACCGAGAAGAACTATTTGCCTTGTTCTTTATATCCTCATTTCTAAATCTATTTGTTacttatatatttcaaaattcatagcacaaaattatttgtatCGTATCCTACAAATAGTATCCATTTGCTTTCCTTGATATCGATTGGGTCCTTCGTTGCAATATAGGCGTGGTAACTTGCAGCttcacaaataatttaaatattgcaaTACCTTCCAATCCTAATTTTCAACACAAACATAACATTAAAGTTCttactgttcactagacaggacTAGTTTACTAGGGCGGTAGACCTTGCTCGGGAAAACCCCCAGTCattccgataacgtagaaccggctgccatggaaatgttctggatattgtagcaggttaaactcctacttatccagaattgacctcgacataccaaacatatgcccggcatgtgaaggcaccccgcacgacactaaccaccttttcacattccCTTTAAAACCTCATCTAACAGccctccctctggacccaacctgtcgaaacatcATGCTTCCCGGGGCTACCTTTAGATcagccagacgaagacgaccggtaatataccctacactgacgggtCAAACAAAGACAATTATccgtttattattttatgccgcgattttttattccaaattttcagaacatattaatgaaatattttccattaaaaaagaCATGTCATCAGTTTTAAATCATATAAAGTTTTTatggaattaaaataattgGGATAAGTGCTTACCTTCATAAGAAATTGGCATCGTagttaacaaatttacaaaatttctatacaaataactaaaaaactaTAAGCGTCCTCATTTCAAAGCCAACCACAAAAAGCGTCCATTGACACGCACATCGAATATTTTATCCTACTTTGGCACCTGAGCATTAAACTGAACAATTGTCTAATCTTTGCTTTCAATTTAGgtattaaatattatacttatgTAGTTCTCTTTACTTACGCCTTCATAATTCCTAGTCTCCGCACCCTTTTTGGTAGTAAGGCTGACTTCCTGTTCAATGCCCCTTTGatctgcaaatatatttttgataagaATATTGCATATACTGCATATTGCATGTAATCTTACGTGGCGGAACTTTTGATATAAAGCAAATCTCATATGTATCGTACACCTCCGACATAAATGTAAACTTTCCTTTCGTTATATGTTCTCCCTTTGACAAAATGTGCCCCTTGGTGTCTCTAGCCTTTAAcgttaatattttcattagaatatacatttttatagtttttctacAACGGGTTGACTTACGATGTAATCAATTATTTGTCCGGGTACACTAGATACTTCATATTCCCCTTTAACCAATTGGTTTGCCTGGATGTCCTCCTTAAGACACTTTTGAAAATTAGGCTTAATATGGAACATAACACCTCTCACAAGGtgtatgaagaaaaaaactaaaattagtcgtaaaaacatgcctatataattttttattcagaaaccTAACAGACCAACTGTGCTCTAGTTACGGTGAGTTGGCAGCACATATACAAACATCGATTACAAACATCGATTATTTCAACTTGAAACGATAAGCTAAGTATACACGCTCTAAATGTTGGTCCAACATGGGCATATTGCATGGTTGAACGAGATAAAATTACAACCATTGTACAGTTCACTAAGTAGAACTATTCTCAGCTGGTTCTCAACAAATGGCCACAATTGAGGCTCTCGTGTGTAACATGGttacatacaaaattatttaatttatatataatatcaaAGAGCTTAAAACATGCCGTAAAAATTCAGATACTTCGCAATACCAAGCACTTTCatagctaaaaaatatattaaaaatattttttattgtaaattttccaattgtattttttgtgtttcgttTTATATGTTacgataaaaattcaaattgtgaTAGCAACCCCGCGAATAAGCTCAAGCAAAAAGACGAAGCCTGGGAAATGATAGCtacaaaacacacaaaaatatcACTAGTTAAACCTAcgcatatttacatacgaaATAATCCTACACTATGTTATAAAATTTGTCTATGGTACCTCAATAAtcgaaatattttggaaatttttaatgCAAGTTATTTCcctggttaaaaagttgaaaattgtgaagataatttttgaaatctgttaaattttcgtgaatgtaGAATTTTTGTGAATCACTTGAACATCGCCGAACTGCAAAAAATAAGGCACCTGAAATATATACCGAAAACCGTTCGTTTTTAAGTTAATGTCGAGATTCATATATATTTCCtgaatttatattaaaacaaacgGGATAAGTAAAAGTGGATagggtaaatataatattaagctaataaattatatattaaaattgtttttcctggaggaaaagttcataaaaaacagtcaaacctgaaagaatgtaaattttgaagtttattattttaaataaaaagtaggcGCTTCTGAAATAGTATTACA
Coding sequences within:
- the LOC129250123 gene encoding transmembrane emp24 domain-containing protein bai; its protein translation is MFLRLILVFFFIHLVRGVMFHIKPNFQKCLKEDIQANQLVKGEYEVSSVPGQIIDYIARDTKGHILSKGEHITKGKFTFMSEVYDTYEICFISKVPPHQRGIEQEVSLTTKKGAETRNYEGIQEAAKLKPMEVELKRLEDLSDSIVRDFALMRKREEEMRDTNEKTNSRVLFFSIFSMCCLLGLATWQVLYLRRYFKAKKLIE